TCTACCCCCTACAGTGATACATGAGGCGCTACCTAAATAGCTTTCGAGGAGAACCAGCTATCTCCGAGCTTGATTAGCCTTTCACTCCGATCCACAGGTCATCCGCTAACTTTTCAACGGTAGTCGGTTCGGTCCTCCAGTCAGTGTTACCTAACCTTCAACCTGCCCATGGATAGATCGCCCGGTTTCGGGTCTATACCCAGCGACTAAACGCCCTATTAAGACTCGCTTTCGCTACGCCTCCCCTATTCGGTTAAGCTCGCCACTGAATATAAGTCGCTGACCCATTATACAAAAGGTACGCAGTCACCTAACAAAGTAGGCTCCCACTGCTTGTACGCATACGGTTTCAGGATCTATTTCACTCCCCTCTCCGGGGTTCTTTTCGCCTTTCCCTCACGGTACTAGTTCACTATCGGTCAGTCAGTAGTATTTAGCCTTGGAGGATGGTCCCCCCATATTCAGACAAAGTTTCTCGTGCTCCGTCCTACTCGATTTCATTGATAAGAGATTTTCGTGTACGGGGCTATCACCCACTATGGCCGCACTTTCCAGAGCGTTCCACTAATCTCAAACCAACTTAAGGGCTGGTCCCCGTTCGCTCGCCACTACTAAGGGAATCTCGGTTGATTTCTTTTCCTCAGGGTACTTAGATGTTTCAGTTCCCCTGGTTCGCCTCTTGCACCTATGTATTCAGTACAAGATACTCAGCTTATGCTGAGTGGGTTCCCCCATTCAGAGATCTCTGGATCACAGTCTGTTTGCCGACTCCCCAAAGCTTATCGCAGGCTACCACGTCTTTCATCGCCTCTGACTGCCAAGGCATCCACCGTATGCGCTTCTTCACTTGACCATATAACCCCAAGCAATCTGGTTATACTGTGAAGACGACATTCGCCGAAAATTCGTTTTGCTCTTTCGAGCCCACAAATTTTACCTTAGCCTGATCCACTACCAGTGAAAGTAGTGTTCAGTCTATTTCTATCACATATCCGAATTTTTAAAGAACGATCTGACAAAAGTCAGAAATCAACATTCATCACCGAATGCTCATTTCTAAGTTCTGACAAGCTACTGCATACTGCGGAAGTGGTGGAGCCAAGCGGGATCGAACCGCTGACCTCCTGCGTGCAAGGCAGGCGCTCTCCCAGCTGAGCTATGGCCCCGTAGTCTAGGCTGCACCATGTAATGGTAGGTCTGGGCAGATTTGAACTGCCGACCTCACCCTTATCAGGGGTGCGCTCTAACCAACTGAGCTACAGACCTATAACAGGGTCGCGTTACAGCATCGTCTTTATACAAGTGAATCAAGCAATTCGTGTGGGAGCTCATCAGCAGGCTGATGTCGTCGATTAAGGAGGTGATCCAGCCGCAGGTTCCCCTACGGCTACCTTGTTACGACTTCACCCCAGTCATGAATCACACCGTGGTAACCGTCCTCCCGAAGGTTAGACTAGCTACTTCTGGTGCAACCCACTCCCATGGTGTGACGGGCGGTGTGTACAAGGCCCGGGAACGTATTCACCGCGACATTCTGATTCGCGATTACTAGCGATTCCGACTTCACGCAGTCGAGTTGCAGACTGCGATCCGGACTACGATCGGTTTTGTGAGATTAGCTCCACCTCGCGGCTTGGCAACCCTCTGTACCGACCATTGTAGCACGTGTGTAGCCCAGGCCGTAAGGGCCATGATGACTTGACGTCATCCCCACCTTCCTCCGGTTTGTCACCGGCAGTCTCCTTAGAGTGCCCACCATAACGTGCTGGTAACTAAGGACAAGGGTTGCGCTCGTTACGGGACTTAACCCAACATCTCACGACACGAGCTGACGACAGCCATGCAGCACCTGTGTCAGAGTTCCCGAAGGCACCAATCTATCTCTAGAAAGTTCTCTGCATGTCAAGGCCTGGTAAGGTTCTTCGCGTTGCTTCGAATTAAACCACATGCTCCACCGCTTGTGCGGGCCCCCGTCAATTCATTTGAGTTTTAACCTTGCGGCCGTACTCCCCAGGCGGTCAACTTAATGCGTTAGCTGCGCCACTAAAATCTCAAGGATTCCAACGGCTAGTTGACATCGTTTACGGCGTGGACTACCAGGGTATCTAATCCTGTTTGCTCCCCACGCTTTCGCACCTCAGTGTCAGTATCAGTCCAGGTGGTCGCCTTCGCCACTGGTGTTCCTTCCTATATCTACGCATTTCACCGCTACACAGGAAATTCCACCACCCTCTACCGTACTCTAGCTTGCCAGTTTTGGATGCAGTTCCCAGGTTGAGCCCGGGGCTTTCACATTCAACTTAACAAACCACCTACGCGCGCTTTACGCCCAGTAATTCCGATTAACGCTTGCACCCTCTGTATTACCGCGGCTGCTGGCACAGAGTTAGCCGGTGCTTATTCTGTCGGTAACGTCAAAACAGCAAGGTATTCGCTTACTGCCCTTCCTCCCAACTTAAAGTGCTTTACAATCCGAAGACCTTCTTCACACACGCGGCATGGCTGGATCAGGCTTTCGCCCATTGTCCAATATTCCCCACTGCTGCCTCCCGTAGGAGTCTGGACCGTGTCTCAGTTCCAGTGTGACTGATCATCCTCTCAGACCAGTTACGGATCGTCGCCTTGGTGAGCCATTACCCCACCAACTAGCTAATCCGACCTAGGCTCATCTGATAGCGCAAGGCCCGAAGGTCCCCTGCTTTCTCCCGTAGGACGTATGCGGTATTAGCGTTCCTTTCGAAACGTTGTCCCCCACTACCAGGCAGATTCCTAGGCATTACTCACCCGTCCGCCGCTGAATCGAAGAGCAAGCTCTTCTCATCCGCTCGACTTGCATGTGTTAGGCCTGCCGCCAGCGTTCAATCTGAGCCATGATCAAACTCTTCAGTTCAATACTGCTTGGGTTTTTAAGAAACCCTAAACTTGGCTCAGCAATCTCAAATGACTATGTGATTTCTCGCATGGTCACTTGTGATGCTGATAATCTTTGTGACTATCAGTCCATACTCACAAGCACCCACACGAATTGCTTGATTCAATTTGTTAAAGAGCGTTTGGTTAAGAGCTTTTCGTCTCAACCGAGGCGCGCATTCTACGCTTTCCTCAGAGCCTGTCAAGCGTTTATTTTGAAGTTTTTCGCGAGAATCTCGTTTAGCTTCAAACACTTAACTCGCTGCGATCTCTCGTAGCGGGAGGCGAATTCTACAGCGTTTAGAAGCGCTGTCAACCACCATTTCAACCGCTGACGATCTTTCGATCAAAGCCCTTCCATCATCACCTGAATCGATTAACTCTTTGATACTCAAGGAGTTTCTCGCTCCATCTACGCTGGAAGTGGGGCGCATTATAAGGGGATTCGAAACCCCGTCAACCTTTAATTTCAAGAAACCTTAATATCGCTGAAAACAAAGCGGGGAGGCCTTCCGACCTCCCCGCTTCTATATATAGCTACACCAGCAAGCGATCACTCAGCCTTGAGGGTGACCCGGGCAAACGCCTTCTTGCCCGCCTGGCACACATGGGTCGAGCCAAGCGCAAACATGAAGTCACGATCAACCACAGCACCGTCAACCTTGACCGCGCCACCATTGAGCAGGTCGCGCGCCATCGCCGAGTTCTTCACCAGGCCCGCACGGTTCAGCACGGCCGCAATCGGCAAGTCTTCAGCTGCGCCAACTTCGATCTCAGGCAGGTCTTCCGGCAACTCGCCCTCTTTCATACGGTTACCCGCCGCACGGTGAGCGTTGGCAGCCGCCTCCTCACCATGGAAGCGCGCAACGATCTCTTCCGCCAGCTTGATCTTGATGTCACGCGGGTTCGCGCCATTGGCAACATCGGCACGGAACTGCTCGATCTCTTCCATCGAACGGAAGCTCAGCAGCTCGAAGTAACGCCACATCAGCGTGTCCGGGATCGACACCAGTTTGCTGTACATCACCCCCGGTGCTTCCTGGATACCCACATAGTTACCCAGCGACTTGGACATCTTCTTCACGCCGTCGAGCCCTTCGAGCAGCGGCATGGTTACGATGTTCTGTGCTTCCTGGCCATAAGCGCGCTGCAGCTCGCGCCCCATGAGCAGGTTGAACTTCTGGTCGGTACCGCCCAGCTCCACGTCGGCCTTCAGCGCAACGGAGTCATAACCCTGCACCAGCGGGTAAAGGAACTCGTGAATGGCGATCGGCTGATTGGTGGTGTAACGCTTGTCGAAGTCATCGCGCTCAAGCATGCGCGCCACGGTGTACTGCGACGCCAGGCGGATGAAATCGGCTGGAGTCAACGTGTCCATCCAAGTGGAGTTGAACGCGACCTCGGTCTTGGCCGGATCCAGGATCTTGAACACCTGCTGCTTATAGGTCTCGGCGTTATCCAGGACCTGCTCGCGGGTCAGTGGCGGACGCGTGGCGCTCTTGCCGCTCGGGTCACCGATCATGCCGGTGAAGTCACCGATCAGGAAGATGACCTGGTGTCCCAGCTCTTGGAACTGACGCAGCTTGTTAATAAGCACGGTGTGCCCCAGGTGCAGGTCAGGCGCGGTCGGATCGAAACCTGCCTTGATGCGCAGAGGCTGGCCGCGCTTGAGCTTCTCCACCAGTTCCGACTCGACCAATACTTCTTCCGCACCGCGCTTGATAAGCGCCAGCTGCTCTTCAACCGACTTCATAGACAGACCCGCAAGGCTCAGATTCAAGGGGAGCCAACCATACAAGATCGGCCATCAAATACAAGTTTCGCAACGGAATGTGACCTGACCGCAGGCTTGCGGCGTCTACGCGCCCTTGCGTGAAAATGGATTTGGTTATATTTTATACAGTTATTTCATCTTCATCATGTCATTCATCTTTTCCATATTCACTTTTCTTCAAAAAGTCACCTTACCTATGACCAACGAACCGCCTAAAGCGCCCCCGCTTTATCCGAAAAGCCATCTGTTGGCCGCCAGCGGCATCGCCGCCCTGCTCAGCCTGGCCCTGCTGGTGTTTCCCTCCAGCGAAGTCGAAGCCAAGAAGACCACCCTCAACCTCGAACTGGAAAGCCCGGTCGAGCAACTGAAAGAAGAATCCAAGGCCGCGCCCCTGGTGCAGGCCGACGCTGAGCAAAGCTCGCCTTTCGCTCAGATCGAAGAGGCCGATACGGCCACCCAAAAGGCTGAGCAGCAAGCGCCTGCGGTAGCACCAGTAGCCGAAGCCGCCAAACAGCCTGGCCACCGTGAAGTCACCGTAGCGCGTGGCGACACCCTTTCAACCCTGTTCGCAAAGGTCGGCCTGCCTGCCACTGCGGTGCATGAGGTGCTGGCCAGCAACAAGCAGGCCAAGCAGTTCAGCCAGCTCAAGCACGGCCAGGTGCTGCAGTTCGAGCTCGACAAGGATGGCCAGCTGACCAACCTGCACAGCAAGGTCAGCAACCTCGAAACCATTCGCCTGACCAAGAACGCCAAGGGCTACAGCTTCAACCGCGAAATCAGCAAACCCGTGGTCCGCACGGCCTACGCCCATGGTGTGATCAAGAGCTCGCTCTCGGCCTCCGCCCAACGCGCCGGCCTGTCCCACAGCATGACCATGGACATGGCACGCGTGCTGGGCTACGACATCGACTTCGCCCAGGACATCCGCCCGGGAGACGAATTCGACGTGGTGTACGAGCAGAAAGTCATGGATGGCAAGGTGGTCGGGACCGGCAACATCCTGTCCGCACGCTTCACCAACCGCGGCAAAACCTACACCGCCGTGCGCTACACCAACAAACAAGGCAATACCAACTACTACACTGCCGATGGCAACAGCCTGCGCAAAGCGTTCATCCGCACCCCAGTCGACTTCGCGCGCATCAGCTCGCGTTTCTCTGCGGGTCGCAAACACCCGATTCTGAACAAGATCCGCGCCCACAAAGGTGTCGACTATGCCGCACCACGTGGCACGCCGATCAAGGCTGCAGGTGATGGTCGCATTGAACTGGCCGGGCGTCGTGGCGGCTACGGCAATACCGTGGTCATCCAGCACGGCAACCGCTACAAGACGCTTTACGGTCACATGCAGGGCTTTGCCAAAGGCATCAAGACCGGCGGCTCGGTCAAGCAAGGCCAGATCATCGGCTACATCGGCACTACCGGCCTTTCTACCGGCCCGCACCTGCATTACGAGTTCCAGGTCAACGGCGTTCACGTAGACCCGCTGAGCCAGAAAGTGCCGATGGCCGACCCGATTGCCAAGGCCGAACGCCAACGTTTCATGCAGCAGAGCCAGCCACTGATTGCCCGTATGGATCAGGAAAAGGCCACCATGCTCGCTGCGAACAAGCGCTGAGATATGGCGCTTTATCTGGGGGTCATGTCCGGTACCAGCCTCGATGGCCTGGACATCGCCCTGATCGAACAGCGCGAGCAGCCGCAACTGCTCGCCACTCACTATATCCCCATGCCTGCCGACCTTCGCCAGGACCTGCTGAGCCTTTGCGCCAGCGGGCCTGACGAGATTGCGCGCGCTGCATTGGCCGAAAACCGCTGGGCCAGCCTGGCGGCCGAAGGCATTGGCCATTTGCTCGTAAGCCAAGGGCTACCGGCAAGCGCCATTCGCGCCATCGGCAGCCATGGCCAGACAATCCGCCACGAGCCTGCCCGCGGCTTCACCGTGCAGATCGGCAACCCGGCATTGCTTGCCGAACTCACTCAGATCAGCGTGATCGGCGACTTCCGCCGCCGCGATGTGGCCGCTGGCGGGCAAGGGGCGCCGTTGGTCCCGGCCTTTCACGAAACGTTGTTCGGCCACCTGGGCAAACGGCTCGCCGTGCTTAATGTGGGGGGGTTCAGCAACCTCAGCCTGATCGCAAGCGACACGCCGGTGCATGGTTTCGACTGTGGGCCCGGCAACGTGTTGCTGGACGCCTGGATCGAGCACACGCGCGGCCAGCATTACGATGCTAACGGCGCCTGGGCGGCGAGTGGCGTGGTGATCGAGGACCTGCTTGCGGCGATGCTGCGCGACCCGTTTTTTGCCGGCGCCGGCCCCAAAAGCACAGGCCGCGAAGTGTTCAACCTGGCGTGGCTGCACAGCCACCTGAGCAACCAGCCGCCCTATCGTGCCGAGGATGTGCAGGCAACCCTGCTGGAGCTAACCGCTCGCAGCATCATCGACTCACTGTGCAACGCTCAGCAAGGCACCGAGGCACTTCTGGTATGCGGTGGCGGGGCCCGCAATGGCACGCTGATGCGCCGGCTTGCCCAGCTGCTGCCAGGTGCCCAGGTGGACAGCACCGCAGCCCATGGCGTCGACCCGGACTGGGTAGAGGCCATGGCTTTCGCCTGGCTTGCCCATTGCTGCCTGGAAGGCATCCCCGCCAACCGCCCCAGTGTGACGGCTGCCCGCGGGTTGCGCGTGCTTGGCGCCATCTACCCCGCGTAACGCCCTGGCAGAATGCAAAACGCCGCGCAAATGCGCGGCGTTTTCGTACAGCCCGTGATCAGATCGAGAACGAAGAACCACACCCGCAGGTGGTGGCGGCGTTCGGGTTCTTGATGACGAAGCGCGAGCCTTCCAGACCTTCCTGATAGTCCACTTCGGCACCTGCCAGGTACTGGAAGCTCATCGGGTCGACCACCAGCGATACGCCTTCACGCTCGACGATGGTGTCATCCTCGGCCACATCTTCATCGAAGGTGAAACCGTACTGGAAGCCCGAGCAGCCACCGCCGGTCACGAACACTCGCAACTTCAGACGCTCATTGCCTTCTTCGTTGACCAGGGTCTTCACCTTTTGGGCTGCCCCTTGGGTGAATTCCAGACCGGTAGGGGTGAAGGTTTCGACGCTCATGCTGATTCTCCCGGCGCAGTTGCCGCCATAAAACTCGATGACGCGCATTATCCGCTTCTCCGAGAAAATCGGTCAACAATTGTGCGGCTTTAGTCGCTCCCACAAAAAGGCCCGCGCATGGCGGGCCTTTGGCTTGCTTACCCCGTTATGGGAGCAGGCCCGCGTGGGACAGGCCCATACGCTCATCCAGGCCAAACAGGATGTTGAGGTTTTGCACCGCCTGGCCCGAGGCCCCTTTGACCAGGTTGTCGATTACCGAGAGCACCACCACCAGATCACCACCTTGCGGGCGATGAACGGCAATACGGCAGACGTTGGCACCGCGCACGCTGCGGGTTTCCGGGTGGCTGCCGGCCGGCATCACATCGACGAACGGCTCATCAGCATAACGCTTTTCGAACAGCGCCTGCAGGTCGACCGACGTATCTGCCACGGTTGCGTACAGGGTGGCGTGGATACCACGGATCATTGGCGTCAGATGCGGCACGAAGGTCAGGCCGATATCCTTGCCCGCCGCCAGGCGCAAGCCCTGGCTGATTTCCGGCAAGTGACGATGGCCCTTGACTGCATAGGCCTTCATGCTCTCGCCCGCTTCGCAGAACAGCGAACCTACCGCAGCGCCACGCCCAGCACCGCTAACACCCGACTTGCAGTCGGCAATCAGGCGCGACGGGTCGGCCAGGCCGGCCTCCAGCAGTGGCAGCAAGCCCAGCTGGGTGGCCGTCGGGTAGCAGCCTGGCACTGCAATCAGGCGTGCCTGGCGGATTTTTTCGCGATTGACCTCAGGCAGACCATAGACGGCATCCTTGAGCAGCTCTGGCGCGCCATGAGGCTGGCCATACCACTTGCCCCACTCGGTGGCGTCCTGCAGCCGGAAGTCGGCCGACAGGTCGATCACCTTGGTCCCGGCCGCCAGCAGTTCGCCCGCCAGGGCGTGGGCAACGCCATGCGGCGTTGCGAAAAACACCACGTCGCACGCCGCCAGGGCCTTGCTGTCCGGCACACTGAACGCCAGGCCGTCGTAGTGGCCACGCAGGTTCGGGTACATGTCAGCTACCGCCACACCCGCCTCGGAGCGCGAAGTGATGACCGCCACTTCGGCCTGTGGATGCTGCGCCAGCAGACGCAACAGTTCGACGCCGGTGTAACCCGTGCCGCCGACGATACCGACCTTGATCATAACGCTTGCCCCTTATCAACGAGCCCACTGGAAAGCGCACGATAATAGGGGCGCAAGCCGCCTGTAACAACTCTTCGGGTGACCCTTCGGGCGCTTGACCACTACTATCTGACGACCGTGAAAACCTGAAGGAACTCCCTCCATGCTTTACCTATGGATCAAAGCGCTGCACATCGTCAGCGTGGTCTGCTGGTTCGCCGGCTTGTTCTACCTGCCCAGGCTGTTCGTCTACCACGCCCAGAGCCAGGACAGCATCAGCCAAGAACGCTTCGTGACCATGGAACGCAAGCTGTTCCGCGGCATCATGAACCCGGCAATGATCGCCACCTATGTATTCGGCGCCTGGATGCTCTACCTGACCCCGGGCTGGCTGAGCCAGGGCTGGCTGCACGCCAAACTCACCCTGGTGATTCTGCTGACCGGCTACCATCACATGTGCGGCGCGCAGCGCAAACGCTTCGCCAGCGGCGCCAATACCCGCAGCCATGTCTACTATCGCTGGTTCAACGAAGTCCCGGTGCTGTTCCTGCTGGGTATCGTAATTCTCGTGGTGGTCAAACCGTTCTGACGGTAACCCCCATTCAGGAGCCTTGCCATGTCATTGCCCGCCTCGCTCGAACAACGCCTGCGCCTGCCCGTGGTCGCAGCACCGATGTTCCTGATTTCCAACCCCAGGCTGGTGCTGGCCTGCTGCGCCAGTGGCGTAGTCGGCAGCTTCCCGGCACTAAACCAGCGCGACAGTGCGGGGTTCAAGGCCTGGCTTGAAGAAATCGAGGCGGGGTTGGCGCAACTGCAGTCACCGGCACCCTATGCGGTGAACCTGATCGTGCACCCGACCAACCCACGCTTGCAGGCTGATCTGGCGCTGTGCGTGGCGCATAAGGTGCCGATCGTCATCACCAGCCTGGGGGCGGTCAAGGAAGTGGTCGACACCGTGCACAGCTACGGCGGGCTGGTGTTCCACGATGTCACCACCCGGCGCCATGCCGAGAAGGCTGCCGAGGCGGGTGTCGACGGCCTGATTGCAGTCGCAGCGGGCGCCGGTGGCCATGCCGGCACCTGGAGCCCGTTCGCCCTGGTGGCCGAGATCCGGCAGTTCTTCGACAAGACCCTGCTGCTGGCGGGCTGCCTTAACCACGGCCATGAAATTCTCGCGGCACAACTGCTGGGCGCGGACCTGGCGTACATGGGCACCCGCTTCATCGCCACCACGCAAAGCCAGGCCCAGGATGCCTACAAGCAGATGCTGCTCGATGCTCATGCCGCCGATATCGTCCACACCCCGGCAGTCTCCGGCGTGCCGGCCAGCTTCCTGCGCCCGAGCCTGGAGCAGGCGGGCTACGACATCAACGCGCTCAACAATGGCCACGCACCGGGCAAACTCAAGCCGATCGACGACGAAGCCAAGGCCTGGAAAACCGTATGGTCGGCCGGCCAGGGAGTAGGCGGCATTCATGATCTGCCCGACGCCCGCGTACTGATCGAACGCCTGCAAAGCGAGTACCGAGAGGCCCTGGAACGCTGCCAGGGTATTCGCACCCAGGCCTTGTAGCAAAAGGCAACACCTTGCCCGGCCAAGCTGTACACTAGGCGCCCTCTTCAGCCCCCAGGAGCCTTTGCATGACCCGTTACGCCATGATCACTGGTGCTTCCAGCGGCCTGGGCCTGGCCCTGGCGGAAGCCCTGGCACGGCGCGGGCGCAACCTGATCCTGGTGGCACGCCAGCGCGAGACGCTGGAACCGGTGGCCATCGAGCTGACCCAACGCTTCGGTGTCGAGGTGTTGTTCCGCGCGTGCGACCTCAGCCAGCCGCTTCGCCTGTCGGGCTTCGTGCTTGAGCTGGAAGAAGGTGAGCGGCGTATAGACCTGCTGGTCAACTGCGCAGGCCTGCGCACCTATGGGCCGTTCCTGGCCCACGAATGGGCCGACGAACAGGACCTGCTGGAGGTCAACATCCTCGCCATGAGCCGTCTCTGCCATGCCATCGGCAACCTGATGGCCGTACAGGGTGGCGGGCAGATCCTCAATGTCGCTGGCCTGGCCGCTGTCGCACCGGGCCCCTGGATGGCGGCCTACGCGGCCAGCAAGGCCTATGTGATGAGCTTTACCCAAGCACTGCGCGAGGAGCTCAAGCGTACCGGTATCAAGGTCTCGGTGTTATGCCCTGGCCCGGTGCGCTCATCACGCCGGCGCATTCCCCGGCTCGAAGGCAGCACACGTTGCCTCAGCCCCGAGGAAGTGGCCCTGTACACCGTGCGCGCCCTGGACAAAAACCGCATGCTGATCACCCCCGGTCGGCGCAACCGTTGGCTGGCGTTCGCGCCACGCCTGCTACCCCGCTGGCTGGTGCGCAAGCTCGCCGGGGTGATCCATCGCCGCTACTGCCCGGTCGGAATGGAATAGCCACTGGGCGAGCGGCGCTCGGCTGAGTACACTCGGCCCGGACCCTCACCATGGAGCAAGTGCTGTGGACGATCTATTCCTCAAAATCATCAACCGGGAAATCCCGGCAGAGATCATCTACGAAGATGACCAGATTCTGGCCTTCAAGGATATTGCCCCAGCGGCGCCGGTACATTTTCTGGTTATCCCCAAGAAACACATCCGCACCCTCAACGACTTGACCGAGGAAGACAAGGCCCTGGCCGGCCACATTCTGTTCACTGCCCAGCGTCTGGCTGTCGAGCAAGGCTGCGAAGAAGGTTTCCGTGTAGTCATGAACTGCAATCCGAAAGGTGGCCAGACCGTCTACCACATCCATATGCACGTGCTTGGCCAGCGCCAGATGCGCTGGCCACCGGGCTGATCCAGGGCAAGCGACCCTTGCGCTATTGCGGTAAACTGTCGGGCACACTCTTGCGGAGGTGCCCGATGGCTACCGAACGTCACTACTCGCCGCTCGACCGCTTGTTGCTGCAGGCCGATACCGCCATGCGCACCTTGCTGCCCTTCAGCGGCCAACCGTCCCGCCCATCCCCGGCCATCGTCCAGCCGGATGCCGACCTGGACGACACCCAGAGCCGCCACATTGCTGGCCTGATGCGTATCAACCATACCGGCGAAGTCTGCGCCCAGGCGCTGTACCAGGGCCAGGCACTGACTGCCAAGCTGCCCCAGGTACGCAAGGCCATGGAGCACGCCGCCGAGGAAGAAATCGACCACCTGGCCTGGTGTGAACAGCGTATCCGTCAGCTGAACAGCCACCCGAGCGTACTCAACCCGCTGTTCTACGGCATGTCGTTCGGCATCGGCGCACTCGCTGGCCTGGTCAGCGACAAGGTCAGCCTGGGCTTCGTTGCAGCCACCGAGCATCAGGTGTGCAAGCACCTGGACGAACACCTGGAGCAGATCCCGCACGAGGACGAAAAGTCCCGCGCCATCCTTGAGCAAATGCGCATCGATGAAGAGCAGCACGCCGAGTCTGCCCTCGAAGCGGGCGGCTATCGCTTCCCTGCCCCGGTGCGTTTCGGCATGAGCCTGCTGGCCAAGGTCATGACCAAAAGCACTTACCGCATCTGAAGGCACGCCCATGACGGAACGTTTCAGCGCCAAGGACCTGGCGCGCGCCGTGAACGCCGGTATCCTCCAACCGGGCCAGGACCAGGCCCTGTTGCAGTTTCTACGCCAGCAACCGGCAACGCGTGGCAGCTTCCAACTGGCGCACGTCGCCTTCTATTTCGGCGCCTTGCTCATCATGGGCGCCATGGGCTGGCTGCTTAACGAAGCGTGGATGCAGATCGGCGACTCGGCGCTGCTGGCCATCGCCACCTTGTACATCACCCTGCTGACCCTCTTCGCCCTCACGCTGCAACGGCGCGCCCAGCCGATTGCCGCCGGTGCACTGGCTGCGGTCGCAGTCAGCATCGTGCCGCTGGCAGTGTTCGCCATCGAGCGCCTGGTTGGCTGGTGGCCATTGGATGACAGGCAAAGCGCCTATCACCAGTACTACACCTATGTGCAGGGCGGCTGGCTGTTGATGGAGGCGGCAACGGTTGTCGCTGGGCTGCTGATGCTAAGGCTGATCCCCTTCCCGTTCATCGTGATGCCAATTGCCGTGGCACTGTGGTTCATGTCGATGGACCTCAGCGAATGGTTCTACGGCTCGCCGTTCAGCTGGGAGCAACGACGCGAGGTGTCACTTTGGTTCGGTCTGGGCATGCTGCTGGTATTTCTGCTGGTGGACGGCCGCACCCGTGAGGACTATGCCCATTGGGGCTATCTGGCTGGGCTCGCTGCGTTCTGGGGTGGGCTGACGCTGGTGGACAGCGGCAGCGAGCTGGGCAAAGCCCTCTACTGCCTGATCAATATCGGCTTTATGGGCATGGCCGTGCTGTTGCGCAGGCCGGTGTTCATGGTGTTCGGGGCATTGGGTGTGGCGGCGTACCTGGGGTATCTGTCATACGAGGTGTTTGCCGAGTCGCTGCTGTTCCCGGTGGTACTGACCTTGATCGGGCTGGGTGTGATCTGGCTGGGTCTGGTTTACCAGAAGCGGCGGGAGCGGTTGAGCCAGGCGTTCAGACACGTAGTACCGCAATGGTTGCGGGTAGCCCTTCCGGCATTGCGCAACTGAAGAACGCCGGGGCCGCTTTGCGGCCCCAACAATCCAGAACTTAACCCAGCTCTACAATCTCGTAACCGTGGGTAATCTCGACACCCGCACGCTCGAGCATGATCGAAGCCGAGCAGT
The sequence above is drawn from the Pseudomonas putida genome and encodes:
- the tyrS gene encoding tyrosine--tRNA ligase — its product is MKSVEEQLALIKRGAEEVLVESELVEKLKRGQPLRIKAGFDPTAPDLHLGHTVLINKLRQFQELGHQVIFLIGDFTGMIGDPSGKSATRPPLTREQVLDNAETYKQQVFKILDPAKTEVAFNSTWMDTLTPADFIRLASQYTVARMLERDDFDKRYTTNQPIAIHEFLYPLVQGYDSVALKADVELGGTDQKFNLLMGRELQRAYGQEAQNIVTMPLLEGLDGVKKMSKSLGNYVGIQEAPGVMYSKLVSIPDTLMWRYFELLSFRSMEEIEQFRADVANGANPRDIKIKLAEEIVARFHGEEAAANAHRAAGNRMKEGELPEDLPEIEVGAAEDLPIAAVLNRAGLVKNSAMARDLLNGGAVKVDGAVVDRDFMFALGSTHVCQAGKKAFARVTLKAE
- a CDS encoding peptidoglycan DD-metalloendopeptidase family protein; this encodes MTNEPPKAPPLYPKSHLLAASGIAALLSLALLVFPSSEVEAKKTTLNLELESPVEQLKEESKAAPLVQADAEQSSPFAQIEEADTATQKAEQQAPAVAPVAEAAKQPGHREVTVARGDTLSTLFAKVGLPATAVHEVLASNKQAKQFSQLKHGQVLQFELDKDGQLTNLHSKVSNLETIRLTKNAKGYSFNREISKPVVRTAYAHGVIKSSLSASAQRAGLSHSMTMDMARVLGYDIDFAQDIRPGDEFDVVYEQKVMDGKVVGTGNILSARFTNRGKTYTAVRYTNKQGNTNYYTADGNSLRKAFIRTPVDFARISSRFSAGRKHPILNKIRAHKGVDYAAPRGTPIKAAGDGRIELAGRRGGYGNTVVIQHGNRYKTLYGHMQGFAKGIKTGGSVKQGQIIGYIGTTGLSTGPHLHYEFQVNGVHVDPLSQKVPMADPIAKAERQRFMQQSQPLIARMDQEKATMLAANKR
- a CDS encoding anhydro-N-acetylmuramic acid kinase; its protein translation is MALYLGVMSGTSLDGLDIALIEQREQPQLLATHYIPMPADLRQDLLSLCASGPDEIARAALAENRWASLAAEGIGHLLVSQGLPASAIRAIGSHGQTIRHEPARGFTVQIGNPALLAELTQISVIGDFRRRDVAAGGQGAPLVPAFHETLFGHLGKRLAVLNVGGFSNLSLIASDTPVHGFDCGPGNVLLDAWIEHTRGQHYDANGAWAASGVVIEDLLAAMLRDPFFAGAGPKSTGREVFNLAWLHSHLSNQPPYRAEDVQATLLELTARSIIDSLCNAQQGTEALLVCGGGARNGTLMRRLAQLLPGAQVDSTAAHGVDPDWVEAMAFAWLAHCCLEGIPANRPSVTAARGLRVLGAIYPA
- the erpA gene encoding iron-sulfur cluster insertion protein ErpA, whose amino-acid sequence is MSVETFTPTGLEFTQGAAQKVKTLVNEEGNERLKLRVFVTGGGCSGFQYGFTFDEDVAEDDTIVEREGVSLVVDPMSFQYLAGAEVDYQEGLEGSRFVIKNPNAATTCGCGSSFSI
- the argC gene encoding N-acetyl-gamma-glutamyl-phosphate reductase is translated as MIKVGIVGGTGYTGVELLRLLAQHPQAEVAVITSRSEAGVAVADMYPNLRGHYDGLAFSVPDSKALAACDVVFFATPHGVAHALAGELLAAGTKVIDLSADFRLQDATEWGKWYGQPHGAPELLKDAVYGLPEVNREKIRQARLIAVPGCYPTATQLGLLPLLEAGLADPSRLIADCKSGVSGAGRGAAVGSLFCEAGESMKAYAVKGHRHLPEISQGLRLAAGKDIGLTFVPHLTPMIRGIHATLYATVADTSVDLQALFEKRYADEPFVDVMPAGSHPETRSVRGANVCRIAVHRPQGGDLVVVLSVIDNLVKGASGQAVQNLNILFGLDERMGLSHAGLLP
- the hemJ gene encoding protoporphyrinogen oxidase HemJ, which gives rise to MLYLWIKALHIVSVVCWFAGLFYLPRLFVYHAQSQDSISQERFVTMERKLFRGIMNPAMIATYVFGAWMLYLTPGWLSQGWLHAKLTLVILLTGYHHMCGAQRKRFASGANTRSHVYYRWFNEVPVLFLLGIVILVVVKPF